A DNA window from Desulfonatronum sp. SC1 contains the following coding sequences:
- a CDS encoding ATP-binding protein, with protein sequence MERSPHTARRPLTFLAAVKCGDCSQLVDNFQHGKTSPTPFLRKKSVNLFRQQYEPSRPLEQIFVDFYSEKGRYHTGMGLGIAKKLVEERMGGSIEVENIEQGARFTVRIPRKGGPRK encoded by the coding sequence ATGGAGCGGTCTCCGCACACCGCACGGAGGCCGCTCACTTTTTTGGCAGCAGTCAAATGCGGGGATTGTTCGCAATTGGTTGACAATTTTCAGCATGGGAAAACCAGCCCAACCCCATTTTTACGGAAAAAAAGTGTCAACCTGTTTCGCCAGCAATATGAACCATCCCGGCCCCTGGAACAGATTTTTGTGGACTTCTATAGCGAAAAGGGCCGCTACCACACGGGCATGGGCCTGGGTATCGCCAAAAAGCTGGTGGAAGAGCGGATGGGCGGGAGCATCGAAGTGGAGAACATTGAACAGGGAGCCCGGTTCACGGTCAGGATTCCGCGCAAAGGCGGTCCGCGGAAATAA
- a CDS encoding InlB B-repeat-containing protein, protein MRQVLLAILLSLSFLLSAAPSMAQTATPPAPGGEGTERFPYEIATLENLYWIAAPESVVPTPSLAWRMNAHYIQTADIDAAPTQGWVDGGGIGGWTPIGATVPFVGHYDGQGHTISNLFIHRPGADNQGLFGSTAGIRYASGIGITDYYAGHGRIENLGLIDVDITGRDYVGGLIGLNVGSYGADVVNNYTTGRVHGRNIVGGLIGKNDGLVMQCHSSAHVTGDNALGGLVGDNDRGSIINSYATGAVSGGAAIGGLVARNAYNLTNVYATGAVSGTSMVGGLVGLSEAATPEGTVLENAYATGAVTEGTNVGGLIGLVHHPHKTRINNTFYDQSTTGQSDTGKGTPKTTAQLNQISTFNDTGTDGLATSWLIVDGWWEEHNSEFLRWGDWWVEEPSKFVRTRWTGGRVLLGHEGWWVGQTSNVWGICEGVNNGYPFLLWQFEESPCSGDLPAVSTQAVQDSVADGGRAHGSIDGLGKSAIASHGFCWATSQESTLPTLENTCHDLGPAGGAVSFSAQMTGLYPDTPYHVRAFARNKAGVQYGPAVSFTTASGYTVSYHANGATSGTAPANQTSSPGQDLTLATNSGDLARHGFSFAGWNTQPDGTGVQYAAGATYTAQTSITLYAEWTFTAPTYTVTFDLQGGRSDSNSVTAVAGSPMPAAAPPVRFNHVFGGYFTQPHGRGTQYYTSGMKSIRDWDLNANATFYAYWLNKHTGEPPSAGDGTPENPYQIATLGNLYWIAADDYHVPTPNRDARWSAHYVQTADIDASPTRTDVTLLWREKWIDNFKDGWRPIANFTGVYDGGGHTISELFINRANFWYHKYRSDDIENTFYTPQGMFGTLWNNASIKNLGLIDVDIEAESDIGALAGRIVTDSTDRTEGMITNCYATGKIWANPRYDRSFSKSIGGLVGNIENLYQYPPLVSVNRLMISDSHADVTVSAPDSLFVGGLIGSSYMAFVKNSYATGDVTGFQNVGGLLGHADYSVFLRTHATGSVTGKSRVGGLVGIWESHLLINSYATGHVTGYYRVGGLVGENFRNTRSRVFASYATGNVTGIDDPDDLYSRPILDGLSPSQFTPGVGGLLGYGEGWADSCYATGAVTGQESVGGLHGGFDTGGWQHPTHSYAIGRVIGQADSTGAIHGRHALIPWLDFFPPNNIWSVEDSGTSDTLGFAKSPEDMRKFSTYSNAGWKIVEGWTEGPEITIELLNDFPYLLWRQHYAQMPEGPYWGICPGVNDGLPFLLWQFDENPCLTPGVATRPVQNILSNRAGGRGRIDGLGSSNPTDHGVCWATTENPTVADTCNRLGPITQLGNFTAPMLELEPGTTYHVRAFATNEQGTGYGQNRTFTTAYRVSYDANGATSGTPPEDQPKVQGVDLTLAGNTGNLARTGHTFAGWNTMADGSGTQYDASASYAEDVSLFLYGRWIANQYTVTLDHQGGSSDGNSVTAVYDAAMPAAAIPTRPWHTFHGYFTAPNGGGTQYYTASMASARNWDLTEGATLYAWWTRGASPAEGNGTAENPYRIAGLENLFWIAADAGRWDKHYRQTDDIDATPTFEWENGGWTPIGNSTTPFTGVYDGQGYAIDGLFINRPDSNPDSNNQGLFGVAGASAELRNLGLTHVNITGNERVGGLVGINEGTVKNSLVTGAVAGNSAVGGLVGRNAGTVENSHATATTKGNNRVGGLVGNNLAGVVTNSYAVGNVTRTSGSTQTMIGAFCGLNNGGTIRNSYSTGSVSVQDGEALTASGFVGSTEGSVTCADNFWDSEASNQTSAICATAKLGDAMKNIATYDDTATEGLDAAWPIVLGWNAFNPPAAIWGICLQANGGYPFLLWQFDENPCEDKPIVATRFVRNIGPDWAGGRGRIDNLGVDSPTQHGLCWATSEDPTVDDTCSRQGPVSETGLFFHRMEPLEPGTTYHVRAYATNTAGTGYGQNSSFTTLHEYTISYNPNNATSGTAPDNQTKVEGQNLTLAANTGSLARTGHTFAGWNTQANGSGTDHAAGEVYTTDASLTLYARWIANSHTLSFDSAGGSEISPITQDYGTAVTAPANPTRVGYTFTHWNPTVPATMPAEDLTLVAQWTAITSTVTFDRQGGSGGSAGVTATFDAAMPAATAPTWVGHTFGGYFLDLNDEDTQYYTAAMASARTWDRTEATTLLAKWTTNITQPAGAGTSEEPYLIATLEDLNWITASNDKVPSPDQNERWAAHYRQTANINAAATNGWADGDWTPIGNISIPFSGLYDGDGHTIDALFINRPDDHERGLFGVTQNSLIRNLGLTNVNVTGNQRVGGLVGQNQGSIANSFVTGTVTGSTAVGGLVGRNFSAIADSHATATITGTSRVGGLVGRSSGDITSSYATGTVTANSRAGGLLGNSDGGSVTDSYATGDVTRASDFTGTTFGGFFGQNLGGTITTSFSIGRVLVEDGDALTANGFVGADGNDPTYADNFWDSEASNQVSGIGATGKVTAMMQSIATFTDTATEGLTTAWDFDGIWAMDGVTNSGYPYLRGGTRTDVPLVTTQAVTDVTPTTATGHGNITSLGAPDPSQHGVCWSTTRNPAIGSATCTEGGEATATGAFTAGITGLTSGTTYYVRAYATNDAGTGYGGEVEFVARETFTVTGTTEEGGSISPTTHTADYLEEVSFTVTADAGHSIAEVTGCEGLRLGNIYRTGAITESCTVTATFSANQYTISFLSAGGTLIDSITQTPGTPVTAPADPTRTGYTFAGWHPAVPATMPEENIALVAQWTAITSTVTTGVVTDIGSTTATGNGNMTSLGSFNPTAHGVCWSTTENPTTADTCDDKGAATATGAFTASITGLTPGTTYYVRAFATNAAGTAYGENQQFSTLQTYTVSGTAGTGGNIDPASRTVAHGTVTTFTVTPNAGFRIRAVSGCNGSLAENIYTTGSITSNCTVQAVFDQEYTITPTASPVEGGTVSGGGVHVHGSQAMVRANAATGWVFTHWLAGSVVISLDPMYTFTVTGNLNPVAMFSEAQETYEILVLADPEQGGTVSGGGEYDHDQPVTVHATARNGYIFTRWTEAGIPVSTNAQYTFPAHRDRNLTAHFRKAAGLPGVLMLLLSDE, encoded by the coding sequence ATGCGACAAGTCCTGCTCGCCATCCTGCTGTCCCTGTCTTTCCTGTTGTCCGCGGCCCCGTCCATGGCCCAGACCGCCACGCCGCCGGCGCCGGGGGGTGAAGGTACGGAGAGGTTTCCGTACGAGATCGCCACGCTGGAAAATCTTTACTGGATTGCGGCTCCTGAGTCGGTGGTGCCCACGCCAAGCCTCGCCTGGAGAATGAACGCGCACTACATCCAGACCGCGGACATTGACGCAGCACCCACGCAAGGCTGGGTTGACGGGGGCGGCATCGGAGGCTGGACGCCCATCGGCGCCACTGTCCCGTTCGTTGGCCACTACGATGGCCAGGGGCACACCATCAGCAATCTCTTCATCCATCGGCCCGGCGCGGATAATCAAGGCCTTTTCGGAAGCACGGCCGGCATTCGATACGCCTCGGGGATCGGCATAACGGATTATTATGCCGGTCACGGCCGCATCGAGAACCTTGGACTGATCGATGTCGACATCACCGGCAGAGATTATGTCGGGGGGCTCATCGGATTGAATGTTGGCAGCTATGGCGCTGATGTCGTCAACAACTACACCACGGGCCGGGTGCACGGCCGAAATATCGTGGGAGGGCTGATTGGAAAGAATGACGGTCTTGTAATGCAATGTCACTCCTCCGCCCACGTAACCGGAGACAATGCACTGGGCGGGCTGGTGGGAGACAATGACCGCGGGTCAATCATCAACAGCTATGCCACGGGCGCGGTGAGCGGCGGAGCCGCGATCGGGGGACTGGTGGCCAGGAATGCCTACAATTTGACCAACGTTTATGCCACCGGTGCGGTGAGTGGAACCAGCATGGTCGGCGGTCTGGTGGGGCTTAGTGAAGCAGCAACTCCGGAAGGGACAGTGTTGGAAAATGCCTATGCCACCGGAGCGGTGACGGAAGGCACCAACGTCGGCGGTCTGATCGGACTTGTTCACCATCCTCATAAAACCAGAATAAACAACACATTCTATGATCAATCGACCACGGGACAGAGCGATACCGGCAAGGGAACGCCCAAAACCACAGCGCAGTTGAATCAAATCTCCACCTTCAACGACACGGGAACGGATGGGCTTGCCACCTCCTGGCTTATTGTCGATGGATGGTGGGAGGAGCACAACAGTGAATTCCTTCGTTGGGGAGACTGGTGGGTGGAGGAGCCATCCAAGTTCGTGAGGACCAGATGGACAGGTGGTCGAGTCCTGCTTGGTCATGAAGGCTGGTGGGTGGGGCAAACCAGTAATGTCTGGGGCATCTGCGAAGGCGTTAACAACGGCTATCCCTTTTTGTTGTGGCAGTTCGAGGAGTCGCCGTGTTCAGGGGACCTCCCCGCCGTGTCCACCCAGGCGGTGCAAGACAGCGTTGCCGATGGCGGCCGGGCGCACGGGAGCATTGATGGGCTGGGCAAATCAGCCATTGCTTCTCACGGGTTCTGCTGGGCAACTTCGCAGGAATCGACCCTGCCGACCCTCGAGAATACCTGCCACGATCTTGGTCCGGCCGGGGGCGCCGTGAGCTTCTCGGCGCAGATGACGGGTTTGTACCCGGACACGCCCTACCATGTCCGCGCCTTTGCCCGTAACAAGGCAGGCGTCCAATATGGCCCGGCCGTCAGTTTCACCACGGCCTCGGGCTATACGGTCAGCTATCACGCCAATGGGGCCACCAGCGGCACGGCGCCTGCGAATCAGACCAGCTCCCCCGGCCAGGATCTGACCCTGGCCACGAACAGCGGCGATCTGGCCAGACACGGATTCAGCTTTGCCGGGTGGAATACGCAGCCGGACGGCACCGGCGTCCAATATGCCGCGGGCGCGACCTATACGGCACAGACTTCAATCACGCTTTATGCCGAATGGACGTTTACAGCCCCCACCTACACCGTGACCTTTGACCTGCAAGGCGGCCGAAGCGACAGCAACAGCGTCACCGCAGTGGCCGGTTCGCCCATGCCTGCCGCCGCCCCGCCGGTGCGCTTCAACCATGTTTTTGGCGGCTACTTCACGCAACCCCATGGTCGCGGCACGCAATACTACACCTCGGGCATGAAGAGCATCAGGGATTGGGATCTGAACGCGAATGCCACCTTCTATGCCTATTGGCTGAACAAGCACACCGGCGAGCCGCCGTCAGCAGGGGACGGCACTCCGGAAAATCCCTATCAGATAGCCACGCTGGGCAATCTATACTGGATAGCAGCCGACGATTACCATGTGCCCACTCCGAACCGTGACGCGAGATGGTCGGCACACTACGTCCAGACGGCCGACATCGATGCCTCGCCCACCAGGACGGACGTCACCCTCCTCTGGAGGGAAAAATGGATTGATAATTTCAAGGACGGCTGGCGGCCCATCGCAAATTTTACCGGCGTTTACGACGGAGGTGGACACACCATAAGCGAGCTGTTCATCAACCGCGCCAATTTTTGGTATCATAAATATAGATCCGATGACATAGAAAATACCTTTTATACACCCCAAGGCATGTTCGGAACCCTGTGGAACAACGCCAGCATCAAAAACCTCGGCCTGATTGATGTAGATATTGAAGCAGAATCAGATATTGGCGCACTGGCGGGTAGAATTGTAACTGATAGTACGGATAGAACAGAAGGCATGATAACAAACTGTTACGCAACAGGTAAAATTTGGGCAAATCCACGATACGACCGCAGTTTTAGTAAAAGCATTGGTGGGCTTGTGGGAAATATAGAGAATTTATATCAATACCCCCCATTAGTTTCTGTGAATCGTTTAATGATCAGCGATAGCCATGCCGATGTAACGGTGAGTGCTCCTGATAGCCTTTTTGTAGGCGGATTGATCGGTTCTTCATACATGGCATTTGTAAAAAACAGCTATGCCACAGGTGATGTTACTGGTTTTCAAAACGTCGGTGGCCTGCTTGGTCATGCTGATTACTCCGTTTTTTTAAGGACACATGCAACGGGTTCAGTGACAGGGAAAAGTAGGGTTGGTGGTTTGGTTGGAATTTGGGAATCCCATTTGTTGATAAACAGCTATGCTACCGGTCATGTTACTGGATATTACCGGGTTGGTGGATTGGTAGGAGAAAATTTTAGGAACACCCGTTCCAGAGTGTTTGCAAGCTACGCTACTGGGAACGTGACAGGTATTGATGACCCTGATGATTTATACAGTAGGCCAATTCTAGATGGACTGTCACCTTCACAATTTACTCCGGGTGTGGGCGGATTGTTAGGTTACGGTGAAGGCTGGGCGGATAGTTGCTATGCCACCGGTGCAGTCACTGGGCAAGAATCTGTAGGTGGTTTGCATGGTGGTTTTGATACTGGTGGTTGGCAACATCCAACGCATAGCTACGCTATTGGCCGAGTCATAGGACAAGCAGATTCTACCGGCGCGATTCATGGCCGACACGCCCTCATTCCTTGGCTTGATTTCTTTCCTCCCAATAACATCTGGAGTGTGGAAGACAGCGGTACGAGCGACACACTTGGTTTTGCAAAAAGTCCGGAAGATATGCGCAAATTCAGTACATACAGCAATGCCGGATGGAAAATTGTCGAAGGATGGACTGAAGGTCCTGAGATCACCATTGAGCTTTTGAATGATTTTCCGTACCTTCTTTGGAGACAACATTATGCACAAATGCCCGAAGGCCCCTACTGGGGCATCTGTCCTGGCGTCAATGACGGGCTTCCCTTTCTGTTGTGGCAGTTCGATGAGAATCCGTGCCTCACTCCCGGCGTAGCGACCCGGCCCGTGCAGAATATCCTCTCGAATCGGGCCGGAGGTCGCGGCCGGATCGACGGCTTAGGCTCCAGCAATCCCACGGACCACGGCGTGTGCTGGGCAACCACGGAAAATCCTACTGTGGCGGATACCTGCAATCGCCTGGGGCCAATCACGCAACTCGGGAACTTCACGGCCCCCATGTTGGAGTTGGAGCCGGGCACGACCTACCATGTCCGGGCCTTTGCCACCAATGAGCAGGGCACCGGGTACGGCCAGAACAGGACCTTCACCACGGCCTACCGGGTCAGCTATGACGCCAACGGAGCGACCAGCGGCACGCCGCCGGAGGACCAGCCCAAGGTTCAGGGTGTTGACCTGACTTTGGCCGGAAACACCGGCAACCTGGCCAGAACCGGCCACACCTTTGCCGGCTGGAACACCATGGCCGATGGGAGCGGCACGCAGTATGACGCCAGTGCGAGCTATGCCGAGGATGTTTCCCTGTTCCTGTATGGCAGGTGGATCGCCAACCAGTACACCGTAACCCTGGACCATCAGGGCGGCAGCAGCGACGGTAACAGCGTCACGGCCGTTTACGACGCAGCCATGCCCGCAGCCGCCATCCCCACGCGGCCCTGGCACACCTTTCACGGCTACTTCACGGCCCCCAACGGGGGTGGCACCCAATACTACACCGCAAGCATGGCCAGCGCCCGAAACTGGGACCTGACCGAAGGCGCCACCCTGTATGCCTGGTGGACACGCGGCGCCTCACCGGCCGAAGGTAACGGGACGGCCGAAAATCCCTACCGCATTGCCGGACTGGAAAACCTGTTCTGGATCGCCGCGGATGCAGGCAGGTGGGATAAGCACTACCGGCAGACGGACGATATCGACGCCACTCCCACCTTCGAGTGGGAGAACGGCGGGTGGACGCCCATCGGCAACAGCACGACGCCTTTCACCGGCGTCTACGACGGTCAGGGATATGCCATCGACGGACTGTTCATCAACCGTCCCGACTCCAATCCCGACTCCAATAATCAGGGGTTGTTCGGTGTTGCGGGAGCGAGCGCAGAGCTCCGCAACCTCGGCCTGACCCATGTCAACATCACCGGCAATGAACGTGTCGGCGGGCTGGTGGGCATCAATGAGGGCACTGTCAAAAACAGCCTCGTCACCGGTGCAGTGGCAGGAAATTCTGCTGTCGGCGGACTGGTGGGACGAAATGCAGGCACCGTCGAAAACAGCCATGCCACTGCGACGACCAAAGGGAACAACAGGGTCGGCGGATTGGTGGGCAACAATTTGGCCGGCGTCGTGACCAACAGCTACGCCGTCGGCAATGTCACCCGAACCAGCGGCAGCACCCAAACAATGATTGGCGCATTCTGCGGCCTGAATAATGGCGGCACGATCCGAAACAGCTACAGTACCGGAAGCGTGTCTGTACAGGACGGCGAGGCCCTGACGGCAAGCGGTTTTGTCGGCAGCACGGAGGGTTCCGTCACCTGTGCCGATAATTTCTGGGACAGCGAGGCGTCGAACCAGACCAGCGCCATCTGCGCCACGGCCAAGCTCGGCGATGCGATGAAAAACATCGCCACCTATGACGACACGGCCACGGAAGGGCTTGACGCGGCCTGGCCCATTGTTCTTGGCTGGAATGCGTTCAATCCCCCCGCCGCAATCTGGGGCATCTGCCTGCAGGCCAACGGCGGCTATCCCTTCCTGTTGTGGCAGTTCGATGAAAATCCATGCGAAGATAAGCCCATCGTGGCAACCCGGTTCGTGCGAAACATCGGCCCGGACTGGGCCGGCGGGCGCGGCAGGATCGACAACCTGGGCGTGGACTCCCCCACCCAGCACGGGCTGTGCTGGGCGACTTCGGAAGATCCCACTGTGGATGATACCTGCAGCAGACAGGGGCCGGTCTCCGAAACTGGGCTTTTTTTCCACCGAATGGAGCCATTGGAGCCGGGCACGACCTATCATGTCCGGGCCTATGCCACCAATACGGCGGGCACAGGGTACGGCCAGAACTCGTCCTTCACCACGCTTCACGAATATACGATCAGCTATAACCCCAACAACGCGACCAGCGGCACGGCGCCCGATAACCAGACCAAGGTCGAGGGTCAAAACCTGACCTTGGCCGCCAACACCGGCAGCCTGGCCAGAACCGGCCACACCTTTGCCGGCTGGAACACGCAGGCCAATGGGAGCGGCACGGATCATGCCGCCGGCGAAGTCTATACAACGGATGCCTCATTAACCCTGTATGCCAGGTGGATTGCCAACAGCCACACCCTGAGCTTTGACAGCGCGGGCGGTAGCGAGATCTCCCCCATTACCCAGGATTATGGCACAGCGGTAACCGCACCTGCCAATCCGACCAGAGTGGGCTACACCTTCACGCACTGGAACCCGACGGTTCCGGCCACCATGCCGGCGGAAGACCTGACCCTGGTGGCGCAGTGGACTGCCATCACCTCCACCGTGACCTTCGACCGTCAAGGCGGCAGCGGCGGCAGCGCCGGCGTCACCGCCACCTTCGATGCAGCCATGCCGGCAGCCACGGCCCCCACCTGGGTCGGACACACCTTTGGCGGCTACTTCCTCGATCTCAACGACGAGGACACCCAATACTACACGGCGGCCATGGCCAGCGCCCGAACCTGGGATCGGACCGAAGCCACCACGCTCCTGGCCAAATGGACGACCAACATCACGCAACCCGCTGGGGCTGGCACGTCGGAAGAGCCCTACCTGATCGCCACGCTGGAAGACCTCAACTGGATCACGGCTTCCAATGACAAGGTGCCGTCTCCGGACCAGAATGAACGCTGGGCCGCGCACTACCGGCAGACTGCCAACATCAACGCCGCTGCCACCAACGGCTGGGCCGACGGCGACTGGACGCCCATCGGAAACATCTCGATCCCGTTCAGCGGCCTCTACGACGGCGACGGTCATACCATCGACGCGTTGTTCATCAACCGGCCCGACGACCATGAGCGGGGGCTGTTCGGAGTCACGCAAAACTCCCTCATCAGGAATCTCGGCCTGACCAACGTGAATGTCACCGGGAATCAGCGGGTCGGCGGCCTGGTGGGACAGAACCAAGGATCCATTGCCAACAGCTTCGTCACCGGAACAGTAACAGGATCCACTGCCGTCGGCGGTCTGGTGGGCCGCAATTTCAGCGCCATCGCGGACAGCCACGCCACCGCGACGATTACGGGAACCAGCCGGGTCGGCGGGCTGGTGGGAAGGAGTTCGGGCGACATTACAAGCAGCTACGCCACTGGGACGGTTACGGCAAACAGCCGGGCCGGCGGCCTGCTGGGCAACAGCGACGGGGGCTCCGTGACCGACAGCTACGCCACCGGCGATGTCACCCGGGCGAGCGACTTCACCGGAACGACGTTTGGCGGATTTTTCGGCCAGAACCTGGGTGGCACAATCACAACCAGTTTCAGCATCGGCAGGGTGCTTGTAGAGGACGGCGACGCCCTGACGGCCAACGGTTTTGTCGGTGCTGACGGCAATGATCCGACCTATGCGGATAATTTCTGGGACAGCGAGGCATCGAACCAGGTTTCGGGCATCGGCGCCACCGGAAAAGTCACCGCAATGATGCAAAGCATTGCCACCTTCACGGATACTGCCACCGAGGGGCTGACAACCGCGTGGGATTTTGACGGCATCTGGGCCATGGACGGGGTCACCAACAGCGGCTACCCGTATCTCAGGGGCGGAACGCGGACTGACGTTCCCCTGGTGACCACCCAGGCAGTGACCGACGTCACCCCGACCACGGCCACGGGCCATGGCAACATCACCAGCCTGGGTGCTCCCGATCCCAGCCAGCACGGCGTGTGCTGGAGCACAACCAGGAACCCTGCCATTGGCAGCGCCACGTGCACGGAAGGCGGGGAGGCCACGGCCACCGGGGCCTTCACGGCCGGCATTACCGGATTGACCTCGGGCACGACCTATTACGTCCGGGCCTATGCCACCAATGACGCGGGCACGGGATACGGGGGCGAGGTGGAGTTCGTCGCACGCGAAACCTTCACCGTGACCGGCACCACCGAAGAAGGCGGGAGCATCAGTCCCACAACCCATACCGCGGACTATCTGGAGGAGGTCAGCTTTACGGTCACCGCCGACGCCGGACACTCCATTGCAGAGGTCACCGGTTGCGAGGGATTACGGCTCGGAAACATCTATCGCACTGGGGCGATTACCGAATCGTGTACTGTAACCGCCACGTTCAGCGCAAACCAGTACACCATTTCCTTTCTCAGCGCCGGCGGCACCCTGATCGACTCCATCACCCAGACCCCCGGCACACCGGTGACCGCACCCGCCGACCCAACCCGCACCGGCTACACCTTCGCCGGCTGGCACCCGGCCGTTCCGGCAACCATGCCGGAGGAAAACATAGCCCTGGTGGCGCAGTGGACGGCCATCACCTCCACCGTGACCACCGGCGTCGTAACGGACATCGGCTCAACCACGGCAACGGGCAACGGGAACATGACCAGCCTGGGCAGTTTCAACCCCACGGCCCACGGTGTGTGCTGGTCCACCACGGAAAACCCGACCACGGCAGACACCTGCGACGATAAGGGCGCAGCAACGGCCACCGGGGCCTTCACTGCCAGTATTACCGGATTGACTCCGGGCACGACCTATTATGTGCGTGCCTTTGCCACGAATGCGGCAGGGACGGCGTATGGAGAGAATCAGCAGTTTTCAACGCTTCAAACGTACACAGTATCCGGCACCGCCGGCACGGGTGGAAACATCGATCCGGCCAGCCGGACCGTCGCCCACGGAACTGTCACCACGTTCACCGTGACACCAAATGCCGGGTTCAGGATCCGTGCTGTTTCCGGATGTAATGGGAGCCTGGCCGAGAACATCTATACCACGGGTTCCATAACCTCGAACTGCACGGTGCAAGCCGTATTTGATCAGGAATACACCATTACGCCAACGGCTTCTCCAGTGGAGGGTGGTACGGTCAGCGGCGGCGGAGTACATGTCCATGGCAGCCAAGCCATGGTTCGGGCCAATGCGGCAACTGGCTGGGTGTTTACGCACTGGCTGGCAGGTTCGGTCGTGATTTCGCTGGACCCAATGTACACCTTCACGGTTACGGGCAATCTCAACCCCGTGGCCATGTTCAGCGAGGCCCAGGAGACCTACGAGATCTTGGTCCTGGCGGACCCGGAACAGGGCGGCACGGTAAGCGGCGGCGGAGAATACGACCATGACCAGCCCGTGACGGTTCATGCAACAGCCCGGAATGGCTACATCTTCACCAGATGGACCGAGGCCGGCATACCTGTCTCCACCAACGCCCAATACACCTTCCCGGCCCATCGCGACCGGAACCTGACCGCCCACTTCCGCAAGGCGGCCGGCCTTCCCGGCGTGTTGATGCTGCTGTTGAGCGATGAGTAG